AACCAGCGGGCGGTGTTGCGCAGACTGCGTGAAACGCTTGCCAAAGACAAGACTCGAACGCAGGTGTTCGATGTGTCACATCTCGGTCTCGTCGAAATGACTCGTAAGAACGTAGCCGAAGGTCTCGTGGAATCTTTCTCCGAAGTGTGCACGTGCTGTGGCGGTCGGGGTGTGATTCTTCACGAGGAAGCTGCGACGGTTGGACTTCCCGTCGAGGTCGAGGATTGGCAAGAACGCGGAAGCGAGTAGACTCGCCCGGCTCACAATAGGGAACAGTCATGTATGCAATCATTCGCGTCGGCGGCAAGCAGGCGAAAGTCAAGCCCGGCGACATCATCGATGTCGAGCGCATCAAGTCCGACGACGAGCAGGTCAGCTATGTACCGCTGCTGGTTGTAGACGAAGAGGGCAACACGATCACCGATCGCGACAAGCTGGCCAAAATGTCGGTGATCGCCAAGGTGCTTGGCGAGTCACGCGGACCCAAGATCGACATCTTCAAGTACAAGAACAAGACCGGCTATCGGCGCCGACAAGGCCACCGTCAGACCTACACGACAATCGAGGTCACAGGTATCGGCACGGCCAAGAAGGCGACGAAGGCACCGAAGAAGGCCGAAGCGCCAACGAAAGCTGTCAAGGCCGAAGCGCCAACGAAGGCTGAAGCGCCAACGAAGGCTGAAGCGCCAACGAAGGCTGAAGCGCCAACGAAGGCTGAAGCGCCAACGAAGGCTGAAG
This window of the Gammaproteobacteria bacterium genome carries:
- the rplU gene encoding 50S ribosomal protein L21, whose product is MYAIIRVGGKQAKVKPGDIIDVERIKSDDEQVSYVPLLVVDEEGNTITDRDKLAKMSVIAKVLGESRGPKIDIFKYKNKTGYRRRQGHRQTYTTIEVTGIGTAKKATKAPKKAEAPTKAVKAEAPTKAEAPTKAEAPTKAEAPTKAEAPTKAE